The nucleotide sequence GAAAGAGTCTCTTGAAAAAGAGTGATTCATATTAAATATAATGATTGTAATATATTTTTGGAAACTATATAAATTTCATATGTTAGATCATTAAATATATAGAGTTTATGAGTGAAACATAGAATATTTTGTTTTGTTCTTAATATAATGGTTTTATCTCTTCTTCTTACTATCTAGTTCTAACATGTCATTTTTATCTTTACCATGTTCTTCAGCTAGAAATCCGTTCTTTGTGATTTCAGCTTGTAAGAACAAAATATATAGAGGCTGTATAAAGGTAAAGGAGAGGAGAGCTTGAAGGAGAGAGAGAAACAacaaagaaatagagagagaagcatATTATAAGGATAAGCGTGTGTAAGCGTGGGCATGAAACTGAAAAAATTATTGCTCAAGTGATATCTCCTCCATAGGAAATAACACACATTTATAAATATTAGGTATTATAAACATGTAATAATAAGACTAAAAACTAATGATTAAGAATTGTTAAATTTGGGTTTACTCAGAACATTCTTCCCAATAACCAAACTTCAAAATCATTTGAAAATCTGAAGACCATAATATAAGTAGATAAAACCTATATTGATCTCCAAAGATATAGATATGACATCTTATTCATTATAGTCATTCATGCTCACAACCCTTTTGTCTTGCTTAGTTAATTGCAAAGTCTTAATATGACATATGTTGTGTGTACTGAACATATCAATTCTTGAGAAAACATGCAATAAGTTTGTGAAATCTTAGTATGAGGATTGCAAACGCTGTTGAATGTCTACACACAATAGATATTAGGTTATGCCTATCACCGTTCAGTATAAACATATCAGAATGTCCACCACATGCAATAAAGTTTGTGAAATCTTAACATGAGGATTAGCAAATTTTGATCTTGTCATTATGATTCTCCTTCATCGGCAGGTCATTAGGTAGATTGTTTCCTCTCCAATATTCTAAAGCATAAGATATTCTCACATCCATATTGTCGGCCAATATTGTGATTCATAAATAATATCCATTCATATAACTGTTATTTTTATGTAAAAGATTACGAGGAAGACATACTCTTAATGCTTAACTCAACTCTGAATATCTCATTTATACACGAATGATATCTTTGGTAAAAGTTTCAAATATTAAagaagagattcaaaatatatgTTGCTCAACTAACTTAGGTGATAAAGACTTTGATAGCTTGTGGCACGTTCTTAGGCTCGAATCCTGTCTTCATTACTTATccttttttgaaaaaataaataaataaattgcttCCAGACAATCTCCTAACCCACCTTTTGCTTTTTAGGATGTTTAATACCTTTAATCTAATTGGCAAAGGTCCATACTCATGATCTGTCAAAGTTCCAACTTAGCTATTTGCCTGATGCAACCTCCCTTCTTGCTTCGGGCTTAAGACCAGAATAGTGAAAATTTCACGATTAAGATGCATATGTAGAATCGATAAGTACGAACAAAACAATTTTTTCCCATTTATTGGCATCGAATAAGTTATTGCATGCACATAATCTGGTGTAATATTTCTACAATTCTGGTTCTCATCTTTTCTCCTTGGATTTCTTTCTGTTAAGCCATCAATTTTATACTATTAGAAGCTGACATGCCTTGAATTTGTTCTTTATTTCTCTAGCATGCAAAGCACCCTTGAGCGTTATAGAGAATACTCCAGAGAAGATACCAGCAGCACTATAATGGAAGAAGATACTGAGGTATTGTTTTCCTATCTTTTGTAACTTGGGTTCCATAATTGTACTTTGCTTCAGAGTGGAACTTCTTAAACTATATGGGTTACCTCCCAGAAGCTGGCTTATACTGTGTTCAAGTAAGAATCAACTTCAAGAAGTTAAAAAGACCTGGTTAAATAAGCGACAAACAAATGATTTAGACATCTTATTTTCTAGGATTGGATTGGATTTCTTTATAGATCTTTTCCTCTCATGCATGATCAGGAAATATACTTAAAATGACTGTATAATTAGCATGTACCATAATATTTATAGTTAGTTTTGTCAAGTGTAGCAGTGGAAGCATGAAGCAGCATGCATGTCAAAGAAGATTGAGCATCTTGAAGCCTCTAAGCAGTGAGTTCTACTCTGATAGTTTGCTCGTCTGATATTATTGCAATCAGAAAACAAAACTTTATAGGCATCAACTTCATTGCTGCAGGAAGCTTTTGGGTGAAAAATTAGAGTCATGTTCATTTGATGAGCTAAATGAATTAGAAGGTAAGATAGAACAGAGCTTGCGTAACATCAGAGGAAGAAAGGCAAGTCTTCAACCCAAGTTTCTACTATAACTTGCTGTTAAATTATTAATAGAAACCCACTGTAGCTTACATCCTTTATTTTATATTGATTTCAGTATCATTTGCTGAAGGAGCAGATTTCACAGCTTAAAGAAAAGGTGAATTGATCAAAGCTATGCTATAGACAAAGTTTTGTATCGGATCGGTAACTGATATTGTTGTTCACTTGATTCAGGAGAGTTCCTTGGTGAAGGAAAACGCATTACTACGTGAAAAGGTACGTTTAATTGGATTTACCAAACTAATCATCACAAACTGTGTGGCTGAGGGATAGGATGTTTGAGAATGATAGATAACATTTTGAAGAAAACTAAGAAATTATCATTCAACGAGACAAATCTAAGAAAAAATATCTTCCGTGAAAAGGAAGACCGAACTCCACATCGTATATGCAACTAACTGATCTGACAATTTATAATGTTTGAAGTGCAAGCGACTGCCTCAGCTGCCATCTGCTGCTCCCAAGGGAGTTCCGCCATTTGGCACACTCGGCCAACATACTGAGGTGGAGACAGAGCTGCGCATTGGATTTCCAGGAAGAGGGACGCACTGAGGCGTGTGGCTAGCGAGGTTAACCGATCATTCTCTATCTCGGATCTCCATGTCTCGCTCACAATTTAGGAGCACTTGTATACATATCAGTAGCATATGATGATAGGCACATTCAGAGCGAAGTATCTATGtgctgaaaaaaaaaagaatccctTACTGTTATTTTTATCAGAGTGCAatcgagaaaaaaaaagatttatcggTCGTGTCAAAGTAACTTGGGAACTAAAtttggattgtttttttttttttttgggctgATACTCTAAGATATTAAATGATAAGCAGCTATTTCACTTAAGAAACACAGTTGATGCTATTTGCGAAGTCAAACGTATCAGCAAGATGGCGGTGGGAATGGTCCGAACCAACGTAACTGCCCCTGCCGTGATATGACCCAGGAAATCTGTTCTGATAATATGTTAGAAATCTTATAACGATGATGAGTCATAAGTTAAACTGATCGATTAGGTTATGCACAAATTGATGTATATCATTTTggtaaatcttatattagtatacCGATATGAGATTATATTAGTATCCAACAAACATTGAAATGTTAATGTTACCCTGAGACAGTATTAGCCTTTGAGCATTTCCAACGTAGCatccagatttgaaagaaaaattaTCAAGCATCAATGTCAAATGTACATTTGATCCTCAACTCACATTTGAAAGGTATTCTCAAACTCACTTATTATGATCCTCTCAGCCTGTTTTGTCTTGGTGTTTTGTTCTTGGTTCATATGTCATTTATGCCATTTCATTAGAAATGCTTGTCCAGAAGACATGGATCACAGTAAGCTTCAAATACTCCGGCACTAAAGGTGGTTgtagaaatctctctctctctctctcctattaTGCAGCAATTTTGTTTGGGTAAGCTGCAAGTTTAAGCCAGGGGAAAAGATATGGTACATAGTTTAGTTTTACCTTAACATACAGGTAGCAATTCAACCCAGTTAGGTCCAACTAGTTTCTATTTAGCCCAATGTTCTAATTTGATTCGACCAAAGTTTGTGTGATTTCAATCTGCCATTGCCATTTGCTACTgtatgtcctcaagccaaaactcATTTCTGTCGTGGCAGTATATAGGAAGATCGAAGTGTTATTAGGTCGGAGTACGCAACCACATGCACCTAAATGTGGACGAGGCTTTGTTTGCCGAAGCAGAATAGATCTGAATACAGAACAACCGCCACCTCAATGGCTGTAGTGCGCGCAGTGCATCTCACGTCTGTAGATGGAGTGCGCTTCATCGTTGACCTACGGAACGTATCGATGCAGCTTCAGTGGAAACCATAGTAAGCTTCAAAATCT is from Musa acuminata AAA Group cultivar baxijiao chromosome BXJ3-8, Cavendish_Baxijiao_AAA, whole genome shotgun sequence and encodes:
- the LOC103993178 gene encoding MADS-box transcription factor 50 isoform X1 gives rise to the protein MVRGKTEMKRIENATSRQVTFSKRRSGLLKKAYELSVLCDVEVALIIFSSRGKLYEFSSSSMQSTLERYREYSREDTSSTIMEEDTEQWKHEAACMSKKIEHLEASKQKLLGEKLESCSFDELNELEGKIEQSLRNIRGRKYHLLKEQISQLKEKESSLVKENALLREKCKRLPQLPSAAPKGVPPFGTLGQHTEVETELRIGFPGRGTH
- the LOC103993178 gene encoding MADS-box transcription factor 50 isoform X2, encoding MVRGKTEMKRIENATSRQVTFSKRRSGLLKKAYELSVLCDVEVALIIFSSRGKLYEFSSSSMQSTLERYREYSREDTSSTIMEEDTEWKHEAACMSKKIEHLEASKQKLLGEKLESCSFDELNELEGKIEQSLRNIRGRKYHLLKEQISQLKEKESSLVKENALLREKCKRLPQLPSAAPKGVPPFGTLGQHTEVETELRIGFPGRGTH